Within Streptomyces antibioticus, the genomic segment TGCTCTGAGAGTCGTTCGAACACGGGATGGATGAGCTGGCCAGGGCCAGACCATGCGGCTGTGAATTCCACGGCCGCCTTCTCACTCCTACGGAGCAGCTCTTCGAACTGTTCGGTGCTGGTTACCTCGATCAACGCCATGGATTCTCCTCGCCCACCGTGTACTCGGAGCCCATCTCTACCCGTACCGTCGCCCCGGACGACGCCGGCTGGCCGCGATTGCTTCATGTGGCTCAGGGTCGCGACGCCAGGACCAGCGACCAGGGGTTGTGTCGGTTGGGTGATCCAGTTCGCTGCGGGGTTGTTCCGTGTCCGGTGTGACGGGCGTGGGGGAGTGGCGAAGGAGGAGGGCGGGCCGGATCGCACCCGCTTCGGCCGGTCAGTCCCTTGGGACCAGCGCTTCCATGGGTTGGGGTGTTGACACGTCGGCCGGGGCGACGGCCCGTACCCACGCTGGCTTTGCCGTCCAGTCGATCCGTTGCTCGGCCGGGAGCGGCTCCTTCCCGGGCTGAACGCACAGGCGATGCGCCTCCTCCAAGCCGGTCATCGGGGTGGGGGGGGCGGCGCCCACCTCCTTCGGGTAACTCTGCTCGACAAGCTCGCACCGCGCGGCCAACTCCCGGCGCGCTGCCTGGCCATCTGGCCGCGCGGGCCGGCAGCCGCCTCGCTGTGCGCGGTGGTCAGGGAGGCACCGGCGTCCGTGGTTGTTGGTGTTACCCGTTGCCGGTGGAAGAGGGGCTGCCGGGGCTGGTAGTGACGGGGATGAGGGATTCGGTCTGGGCGAGGTCGACGGTGATGGCGATGCCCTCGACTTTGAGGACGAGCGTGCCGCGGTCGGTGTGCCTCCCACTGGTGGGGCCTGGTGGGGGTGAGGCGTTGGTGTGCGGTGGCCGCGGCGGCGTGCAGCGCGCAGGGGGGTGTGGCTGGTGTCGCTCGTGGTGGTGTAAGGGTTCTGTCATCTCTTGGGGGCTCCACGACGCCCGCCTGCCGCGTTGAATTGGGGCGGTGAAGGAAACGGTCTGTGGGGAGGCGGAGAGGCATGTGGCGGACTTGGACGGCGGGGCGTGGGCGGCTGGTCGGCGCTGTCTTGGCGGTGGTGATCGCGGGGGCGGGTTTGGGGCTGTATTGGTTTCAGCCGTGGAAGCTGTGGCAGGACGTGACCGTGGACGAGGCGCTGCCTGGCACGGTGCGGACGTCGGGCATGCCCGGTGCGGGGCCTTCTGTCACCGTTTCTGGGGCTGCGGGGTCGCTGACGGTGGCGGGCGGTGAGCTGGTCGGTCATGAGCATGCTACGTCGGGCACGGTGAGGCTGGTTCGGTTGGCGGATGGTTCTCATGTGGTGCGGCTGGAGAATCTCGACACCAGTAGCGGGCCGGATCTGAGGGTGTGGCTGACCGATGCGCCGGTGAGGGAGGGGCGGGCCGGCTGGTACGTCTTCGACGACGGGGAGCACGTCAGTCTCGGCAGGCTCAAGGGCAACAAGGGCAGCCAGAACTACCCCGTGCCCGCTGGCGTGGACCTGTCTCGCTACACCAGTCTCAGCATCTGGTGCGACCGGTTCGACGTCTCGTTCGGTGCGGCCGAACTGGCCGGCGTCTGACCGGCGTCGGGGCCACGGTCTTTGCGTCGGCGCCCGCCCGTGTCAGTGGGGGACGGCGTGCAGGCCGGTGTGCCGGGTCGGTGGTTCGCCTCCGTTGTGTGTTCGCCCGGAGTGTGGCGGCCTCCTCCTGCGTGAGCGCCGGTCGTCGCGGTGCCGGGACGGATCGGAGGGTGCCGGGTCCTTGCGGCACGGTCGAGGGCAGGGCGGGGAGCGGCAGCAGTTCTGTGGGGCCGGGCAGGAGTTGCGGCACCTGGCGGGTGGCGGGTTCGCCGATGGCGGGGGTCGATGGTCGCGGGCAGGTCCGGGTGGCTGCGATGCGTGGCGTGCAGCGGGTGGTCTTGGGTGGCCGGCTTGCCGCGGTCGGCCTTCGGGCGCTGTGGGCGTGCCCGGCCGGTGACCGGTGCAGCCGCTGCGGGAACGGGGAGGCGAGCGGAAGTGCGCGCCGGGCCGGGCGGGGAGGCCGTGCCGGCATGGGTGAGGGTGGGAGGACCTCCGTGCCCCGGCCCGTCGAGGCGGCCAGGGCCGTCGTGCCGGGCAGCACGGCCGGTCCGTCCTGTCCGCTCGTGTGCGAGCCCTGCGCGCCGGCCCCTTCCCCGGCGCCGCCCGCAGCCCCGGGGCGTCACGGGTGATCTCCGGGCCCACGGGCTTGCTCCGGCGCCCCACCCGACAGCCCTGAGTCCTGCCCAGCCCCGGCGCTCGCCCCCGCGGGCCCTCGACCCGGCACGTCCGGAGCAAAGATCCACGTATGGACTTCCTGTGGTCACGTTCCCGGCTGCTCGGTGTGGCCCGGTGGCTGCCTCGCCACTTCCGGCTCCTCCTCCGGCTCCTCCGCGGCCACGGCCAGGCCGCCCGGGTTACCGCAGCCGTGGAGCGGTCCGCCGGACAGTGCTCCCAGATCGGCCGCTGTCATCAGCCGCGGCCATCCACCCCGCTGCGCTACTTCCGGCACACGGCGGAAGAGTCCGGCCGTCTCGTCGGCATCGCCGACCGGCCAGCCGGCAGCGAAGCGGGAATGCGAGACCGCATTCGGCTGAAACATCGCATCCGCGCAGTTCTCACTGTACACACCGTTTTCACCGGGCTTCGCCGGCGCTGCTGCGGCGAAGCGAGCGGGATTCGGGTTGTGCTGGTTCCGGCCGTCGGAGTTGTCTGTGGCGGGACGAGACCGTGGATGAGGCACTCACCGCACTCTCCGGATCTCCCAGCCGTTCACATTCTGTCCCGGTCACCGCGCACCGCCGGTCGTACGGCGCGAGATGTTGCGGGCGGCCCTGGCGCGGCCTGCTCCCGCACGGGTTCCCGGCACAGAGGCGGTGGGTTGGGGAGGCGGGATCCCGCGGGTCCGTCAACTGTGCCGGCGGCGGCCGTACTTCGCCCGCTGTTGGGTCCCGGATCTATTCTGAGAAGGTCGGTGTAGACCTTCAAGGGGCGGACGGGCGGGTTTTCGTTGTGGGTGAGGACCGCGGTGCCGCCGCCTGGAGGTAGTAGGTGTGCAGGTCCTCGACGGTCAGGTTGCGGACCGAGGTCTGCTCGGTGTGGTGTTGGACGGCGGTGGTCTGGACCCAGGTGCCGGAACTGGTGTGCTGCCGGTGATCTGCCGTGAGGTCGCCGGCTTCCATCGTGAACCGTCGGCCGTGACCGCCGTGCGTAAGCTGCCGGCGGTCTACTCTGCGCAGGCGTAGGTGGAACCGGAGGCGCGATGGACCGTGTCTTCAGCTTCCCTGTCTGCTCCGCTCCGCTCGGGGGGTGCCCCTATGTCTTTGGTCAAGCTGGTCGGGTGTGAGTTCGGGGCGTCTGGAACGATGTGTCCGTGCATGCTGATGATCAGGTTGGTGAGGGTGTCTCCGCGGAGCTCCTGGTGTTCCTGCGGGGTGCTGTCGACGGCCGCCCGGTGAAGATCGGTGCTTCCGTGTGTGAGTGCGGCGGCCGGGTGTTCTTCGTGCTGGTCAATGCGTCCGGCGCGGAACGGGAGTGCTCTGGCTGCGGCAGCCGTGCGTTCATCGCGGACAGCGAGGAGTACTGGAACGAGGAGTCCTGGGAGGACGACGAGCCCGGTGCGGCCGGCTGCCCCTGCGGGAGCGAGGAGTTCGAGGCCGCGGTCGCGTTCTCACTTGGCGACGGCGGATCGGTCCGCTGGGTAACCGTGGGCCTGCGGTGCATCAAGGATGGATTCTGTGGGGTCTATGCCGACTGGAAGATCGACTACGGCCCGACGGATCACCTCCTGACCATGGTCTAGTGCTGTGACCGTATAGGTTCACCGGGTTGCTCGTTGTGTTGGTTGGAAGTGACGACGCTTCCAACCAGCAGGGGAGGCGGAATGGCACCGCCGGTCAGGGTCCGGAGGCTGACGGAGCAGGAAGGACAGAAGCTCCAGCAGATTGTGCGGCGGGGCAGCACGAACTCGGTGCGCTTCCGGCGGGCGATGATGCTGCTGGCCTCGGCCGGCGGCAGCACCGTCCCGGTCATCGCCCGTCTGGTCCAAGCGGACGAGGACACCGTCCGCGACGTGATCCACCGCTTCAACGAGATCGGGCTCGCATGCCTCAACCCTCAGTGGGCGGGAGGCCGTCCCCGCCTGCTGAGTCATGACGACGAGGACTTCGTCATCCAGACGGCCACCACCCGCCCCACCGCCGGCTCCTGCTGGGCCGAACATAGCCACCCCGACCGGCCGCCGGCCACCTACCGCCGCACCCACGGCATCACCTACTTCCACAGCTGCTACTCGGTCGGCGACGACAAGCTGTGGGGCATCAACCGGCGCCGCAAGGGCATCGACCACACCTGGGCCGCCCTGCGGTCGATCCGAGCCGCCCGCCCGGACGGCGCCCCGATCTACGTGATCCTCGACAACCTCTCCGCCCACCTGAACTGGAAGATCCGCAGGTGGGCGGCCCGGAACAAGGTCGAGCTGTGCTTCACACCCACCTACGCGTCCTGGGCCAACCCCATCGAGGCCCACTTCGGGCCGCTGCGGCAGTTCACCCTGGCCAACTCCCACCACCGCAACCACACCGTCCAGACCCGGGCCCTGCACGCCTATCTCCGCTGGCGCAACAAGAACGCCCGACACGCCGACGTGCTGGCCGCCCAGCGCCGCGAGCGCGCCCGCATCCGCAGCGAGAAGGGCATCCGCTGGGGCGGGCAGCCTCTCGCCGATGCGGCTTGACGGCCCGGCGACCCTGCCCGGCCGGGGCCTAGCAGTAGCCGTCCACCCTGCTGGCGACTGGAGCAAGGTTGGGCCAGGAATGCCCGGCTCTGTCGGAGGCAGCGGACCGCAGGAGGTCAAGAAGAGTGCGCCCCGGGTAACCCTGAAAACTCGCGTAGGTGCCGCGGTAGTAGCAACTCCAGTAGCTCACGACCCGCCGTTGAGTGCGCGCGAAGTAGGCCGGGTTGTCCACGATGAACTGCCCGTAAGCGAGATGGCCGCCGGTGCCGGGCGCGGCGAGATCACGGAGCTCATCGCAGATGACGATCAGGATCTCCAAGACGTACTCGCCGACCAGCTGCACGACGAAGGGGACGACCCACGGGTCCGTGGATCCAACGATCTTCTCCAGATGGCGTTGCCTGACCACCCCGTCGCAGTGCCTTGAGTAAAGGCAGTGGAGAAGCTGCCGTTGGCGCGAGGAAAGTGACGTCACCGCGTCGGCCGGCGGTTCGTCGTTGTAGAGGCGCTCGGGGATCAAGACCTGCTGGCCCTCCACAACGACCGAAAACGGCGCTGCCGGCAGGAGGCGAGAAGCAGGCATGACCGACGCTACTGCCTCGGCATCGCCTGCAAGCTCGGCTGGGAACGCCATGGTCAAAGGATCGCTTCTATCGGACCGCTGCACGAGCTGAGCATAGGCGGACGCCCCAGCCACAAGCCTGGCCCCCACCACCTCACGGCCACCCAACCCGGCGAACGTATGCGGTCAGAGCACTAGGTCTGCGGAGCGATCGCCCGGATGGTTTGTGGTTCGTAGAAGGTTCCGTCCCGGAGCATCGCGAAGAGGACATCTGCCCGGCGTCTGGTGAGGCAGAGCAGGGCCTGGCCTGCAGCTTGGCGAACAGCTCGCGGAGCTTGGGTTCGGTGTTGGGCAGGCGCTTGTCGAGGGCCTTCTTCCCGGCCGGGGTGACGGCGGTGGTGTGGTGTTCGCCCTTGCGGACGTCCAGGCCGAGGAAGACGTCAATGTCGCCGGTGTCGATCACGTGCAGGCCCTTCCATCACGCTTTCGTCCGGCCTTGCCTGGGCACCGAGCTGCCACACCCACGTTACGGAGAGCTCTTCCGGCTCGGGTGAAACCGGTGCTCAAGCCCCTCATCAGCGGTCCGTCGATGCCTCCGGACCCGGTGACACCACCCCCGGATCATCATCAACAAGGGGAGAAGTCATGCCGGCCCCGAAGGCCGGTAGCCCCATTGCGGAGCCACGAAGACGGTAACGGGGGGAACTTGCAAGGAGGGACTACGGCGGCTGGCACGGTGATGGGGTGGCTCCTGGTGGGCGCGCCTGCAGGGCGATGTGCGGGTTCGGCTGGGATGAGGCGCTCGTCAGGGACTGCATTCCTCGTCCATGTTCCGTGATTCACCTTGTTCAGCACGGAATTCGTCCAAGAGGGAGAAGAACGTCTCCATCGGCTGGGTGCCGGCTGCCTCGGCTGCTCGTTCGATCTCGACGGCCCAGCCCAGGGCGCTGGGGTAGGCCATGCCCAGCCGTTTCCACAGCCACTGGGAGAAGGGGCCGTCGTTCCCGAAGTCGAAATCTTCTTCGGTGTCATGGATGTCGGAGGCGATTGCGTAGCCGATGAGCATGGAGTACAGATGCTGAAGTGAGCTTCGGCGTACCCATATCCCGGGGCGGAGCCTCACCTCGTTGAGGAACTCGTTGACATTGCTGAGTTCTCTCGGCCTTCGCAGCCTTGGCCTGCCGGCCATCGGTTCAGTCACGCCTCAAGCGTAGTGACATGAGAGATCGTCTCAACTGGGGTGGCCGCAAGGTTAGGTGTTCGTGACGGCAATGATGGAATGTCTGGTGCCGGACGGGTTGGGGGAGTTGTTCCAGCGTGTGGCCCCAGCGGCTCCTGTGCGGCCGCAGGGCGTGGTGGCCGACGGCTCTCCGTTGCCGCGTGCGTGGCGCTTGATGTTGCGGGCGGCCCCGGCACGGCCTGCTCCCGCACGGGCCCCCGACATGGAGGCGGTGGGTTGGGGAGGCGGGTGCGACCCCGCGGATCCGTCAACTGCGCCGCCGACAGCCGTACTTCGTCCCCCGGCGCACCGCCACCGGCCGGCCCCGGCCCTGGCTCTGTCGGCGCGAGCCTGCGGCCCCGCGCCGGACCTTGACGGGCCGCTCACGACGGCAGACGCAGACATCATCGCCGTGGTACGCCACTGCCGGCGACGTACCGACACCCCAGCGCCGACACCCAGCGCCGCCCCGGACGGCGCTGGCACCTCAGCGCCCGGTGGTGGTCTGCCGTCGGCAGGGCACCTGGTACCAGGGCAGTGACGCCCCGGGTATCGGGGCGGTGAGGCGTCGGGGGTTGTCTTGACGGCCGGGAGGCCGTCGGCGTCTGCGGGCGCGGGACGGTCTCCGGCCCGGAGCAGGGGATCCGGACCGGGGGGTGGGGAGGGTTGGGGGCGGCGGCGGGGATGGTGCCGGTCTTCGCCGGCGGCACCGTGCCTCTCCTCGCGGGCCGTGTGGGTTGTGTGGGCGGGTTCAGGTCAGGGCGGTGGTCAGGAGGGTGAAGGCGGCGACGATGACGGTGACGCGGGCGTAGTGGTAGTGGTCCCAGCGGTTCATCTGCTCTTTCCAGTCCGTGGGCCGGTTCTGGGGGGTCCATGTTTTGCTCCGGTTGTTGATCGGGACGAGCAGCAGGAGCGACATGATCACGCTGACGGTCAGCAGTGCGGTGGCGGTGACGACGAGTGCGGTGCCGGGGCGGTCGTGTCCGGCGATGGCCCAGAGCGCGCTGAGGACGAGCGAGCCGGTGTACCAGAACGGCATGAGGGCGCCGAGGATGCGGCCTCCGTGGGCGCGGGCGAGCTGGCAGGCGTCCTCGGGGAGGGCGTTGAAGATCCGGTTCATGACGAAGGCGACGGAGAACTCCACTCCCACCATCAGGCCGACGGTCACGGTGGTGAACACCTCGAGTGCGGTGAGCATGATGACCCCTCCAGGGATCTAGCGATGCTAGATGATGAGGCAACGCTAGTACTGCTGCCGCTCGATTGTCTAGCGATGCTAGAATCCGGGGTATGTCGGTTCAGGAACGCAAGCAGCGCGAGCGGGCGGAACGCGAGCGCCTCATCGTGGCGACAGCCCGTGAACTTGCCGAGCAGCAGGGCTGGGACGCGGTCACCACCCGCCGCCTCGCCGAACGCATCGAGTACAGCCAGCCCGTCCTCTACAGCCACTTCCGCGGCAAACGCGAGATCATCGGCGCCGTCGCCCTCCAGGGCGCCGCCGAACTGGCCGCAGCCGTGCGCACCGCGACCGCCACCGCCAGCGGCCCTCGCGAACGGGTCACCGCGCTCGCCCGCACCTACCTCGACTACGCCGCACGCAACCCGGCGGTCTACGACGCCCTCTTCCAGCTCGACGGCGGCCTGGCCTACGCGCAGGAGGACACCCCGCAACCCCTGAAGGACGCCTTCGCCGCCCTGCTGGAAAGCCTGGGCGAGGTCGCCGGGAACGGTGTCCACCCGGCCCTGTTCACCGAGGTGTTCTGGGCATCCCTGCACGGCCTCGCGACCCTGACCCGGGCCGGACGGCTGCTGCCGCAGGACGCAGCCCACAGGGTGGAGCTCTTGGTGGACCGCCTCGCCGTGCTCTGACCCACCGCCCCGGCAAACACGCAGCCCCGCCCCCGCCCCCTGCCGCGCCAACGCTTCCGCTCACCGCCCCCACACAGCGCAGCCGCAGACCACCAGACCCCATCACCCCCGAGCCGACACCCGCTCCACAACCTGCGCCGCTCATCGACTGCGACCCGACACCCGCCCCGACGCCGCACCATGCCCGGCACCCTCGTCGTCCTCCTCAAGCCGGGCGGCCGTCCGGACCCGCAGGGGACGCAGACCCTCGCATGGCGGGCCGGCGGCGAAGCTGCAGCGGCCCGGGCAGTCGAGGCCGGAGTGCCTCAACGGGCAGACCCGGACCACGCCCTCCTCCAGGACGCCGTGTTCCCGCTCCCTGGGCAGCAGAGCCCGCACATGGCCGACGCCGACGTCGAGACAGTGGGCTGTCCGAACACGGCGGCGCTGAGAACCAGACCGAGCGCACCGGTCGGTCCCCGTCGCCGCGCTCTGCACGGCCTGCACGGTCTGCCCGCGCCTGCCGTGCCGCGGGCCAGCCTCCCCCGCCGACGGCACGGCACCAGCCTGCTGCCGATCCCGGGATCAATCCCGGCGGGAGGCCACCTCGACTTCGGCCGACAGGACCTCGCGGAGCCGCCGCCGGACGCCGGCCCCGTTCTAGTCGCACAGCCGGCGCCGACAGGTCATGCGGGAGCCGAAACCGACGCCCGCGGCAGGTACTCCCACTGCAAAGAGGGACACCGATACTCACTTACCCGGGTCGGGCCAAGCCGTCACCAGCGCACCCCGATCCGGAAAGCGGGGACCGCCGGCCGTCTCCCGGACGATCTCACCGTTGGGCCGGCACACCTGCTCGGGGGCGCCGTCACCGGTGTCGAACAGACAGCACACACCCCCGCTGCCGGCGGCGGGAGCGGTGAACACCGTCCTGACACCGGCCGACCGCGCGAACAGCCGGCTCGTCCCCGACGTCGCGGCCCAGCACTGCACCGACGGGTAACCAGGATGCAGAAGGGACACGGACCGGACCGTCACGTAGATGTACCCGACCCGGACCCGTCCGTCCGCCCCCGGCCCAGAGCCG encodes:
- a CDS encoding DM13 domain-containing protein, yielding MWRTWTAGRGRLVGAVLAVVIAGAGLGLYWFQPWKLWQDVTVDEALPGTVRTSGMPGAGPSVTVSGAAGSLTVAGGELVGHEHATSGTVRLVRLADGSHVVRLENLDTSSGPDLRVWLTDAPVREGRAGWYVFDDGEHVSLGRLKGNKGSQNYPVPAGVDLSRYTSLSIWCDRFDVSFGAAELAGV
- a CDS encoding DUF1772 domain-containing protein; the protein is MLTALEVFTTVTVGLMVGVEFSVAFVMNRIFNALPEDACQLARAHGGRILGALMPFWYTGSLVLSALWAIAGHDRPGTALVVTATALLTVSVIMSLLLLVPINNRSKTWTPQNRPTDWKEQMNRWDHYHYARVTVIVAAFTLLTTALT
- a CDS encoding helix-turn-helix domain-containing protein, whose amino-acid sequence is MAPPVRVRRLTEQEGQKLQQIVRRGSTNSVRFRRAMMLLASAGGSTVPVIARLVQADEDTVRDVIHRFNEIGLACLNPQWAGGRPRLLSHDDEDFVIQTATTRPTAGSCWAEHSHPDRPPATYRRTHGITYFHSCYSVGDDKLWGINRRRKGIDHTWAALRSIRAARPDGAPIYVILDNLSAHLNWKIRRWAARNKVELCFTPTYASWANPIEAHFGPLRQFTLANSHHRNHTVQTRALHAYLRWRNKNARHADVLAAQRRERARIRSEKGIRWGGQPLADAA
- a CDS encoding TetR/AcrR family transcriptional regulator produces the protein MSVQERKQRERAERERLIVATARELAEQQGWDAVTTRRLAERIEYSQPVLYSHFRGKREIIGAVALQGAAELAAAVRTATATASGPRERVTALARTYLDYAARNPAVYDALFQLDGGLAYAQEDTPQPLKDAFAALLESLGEVAGNGVHPALFTEVFWASLHGLATLTRAGRLLPQDAAHRVELLVDRLAVL